The Nicotiana tomentosiformis chromosome 2, ASM39032v3, whole genome shotgun sequence genome includes the window TTGGGAATGGCTTTAAGATTACTGGATTTAGCTTATTTCCAGTGAGAACCATGATCAAGGATTTTCATTTGGTTAACAATGGAAGTTTATCTACATGTGATTCATCTGACCCACTATCCCAAGTCCCTAATGCTGAACGTAGCATCATGATTTGTTATAGCACTGCACAAGAAGACTTATCAGTCTCTGATCAAATGGGGGCCATCTCAGAGTCGAAATTTGGAGCTGCAATCTATGTTTATGAGGATCCGGATGTATTATCCTCAACTTTTTTTCCGAACCCTGGAGTTGTAGTTAGCAGCAAGGAATGGAAACAAGTGATAGATTATGCCACCAAAAGTGTTAAACCTAAAGCCAGCATCAGTTTCCAGGAAACACATATTGATGTAAAGCCTGCTCCAGTCGTTTCTGCATTTTCCTCGAGAGGCCCCTCTGCAAGCTATCTACGAGTTGCAAAGCCAGATATTATGGCACCAGGAGAGTTGATATTAGCAGCCTGGCCATCGAACGTTTCAGCTGCAGTTATTGGTGTCAATACATTTTTGGAAAGTGATTACCGTCTTGACTCAGGCACTTCAATGGCTGCTCCTCACATTGCTGGAATAGCTGCAATGCTAAAAGGAGCACATCCCGAATGGAGTCCTTCAGCTATTCGATCTGCCATGATGACCACTGCCAATCCTTTGGATAATACTGATAAACCAATCAAGACTCCGGATTACATGGTTAAGAGGGATGCTACATCATTAGCCATGGGAGCAGGACTCGTTGATCCAAACCGTGCAGTTGATCCAGGCCTTATATATGACGCCACTCCACAAGACTATGTGAACCTTCTCTGCTCTATGAATTTGACAGTAGAGCAATTCAAAACAATTGCTAGATCATCAGCTAAGCACAACTGCTCAAATCCATCCAATGATATCAATTACCCCTCATTTATTGCTCTCTTTAGCCCATATGGGAACTACACTTGGTTGGAGCAGAAATTTAAGAGGACAGTCACAAATGTTGGAGCTGCTGCAGCAACATATAAAGTAAAAGTGAGAGCACCAAAAAACTCAACAATATCTATCTCTCCGCAGACCTTGGTGTTTGAGAAGAAATATCAGAAGCAGGACTACAGTCTGACCATACGTTACAAGGGCGTTGCGGAAGATCAAGCACAATCTGGTTCAATCACTTGGGTGGAAGAGAATGGTCATCACACAGTAAGAAGTCCTATAGTAGTAGCTCCAGAGATTGATGCCTGGACCTGAAATGCTGCAGTTAACAAAACTGTTGCATTTGTGAGTTTGTAACTCTCTAAGAGAGTTATGTTAAAGTAGCTGGACATTCTGGCAAAGCAAATGTATGTTTGAAGTAaaagttaaataaataaaaaattgttATAAAAAAGGCATGACTTTATTGATCTTTAAAACTTTGTTGCTACATAGAACTAAAGCCATTAGATGCTTTTTGCAGATACACCATGAAGTAGTACTATATCCACTTATTGAGCTCTCTGGAGAATCTTTGGCTAGATAAAAAATGCAGTGCTAGAAGAACTGAATTTTTTTAAATTCACTTGTTTTAATAAGCCCCAGGATATGGAACAAAGGATTAGCTTGGACCTATACTGAATAACTATTGGTAATATTCAAATTCGTCCAAACAATGTTGTATGTATAAAGAAGTGTTTAATCGACAAGTGACAAGGAAAGAGCCTTTTGTCTATAGCGTTAGAGCATTGAGTAGACCTTTTGCCTTAACCAACAAACGATATGTTAAAAAAAGTCTTACACGGGGTATTAAGAAATTTAAAGCGCCTAAGACTAGACATATAACAAGCGGAGCAACAGTTTGAGACGCTATAGAAAGCCAACTGCAGTTCAGTCTCAAGGGTTGAAGTTCTGCACTACATGCATGTAACTATTACAACTCTCACCCTTCCCTCTCTCCTTTCCCTCTTTCAATTTTAAGAATACTTATATAATTTCTGAACTAAACTAGCACAAATAAAATCATAGGGAATACATTGACATATGCAAACTTGATCAGAATTGAGTTGAAGTAACTGGAGAATCAGACATGACACCATATATCTTTGAGTATATGAAGTTACCGAGCAATTGTTTTGCATGAGTTGATGAGTATGAATATATATAGAGCAGAAGTTTCTTTTCCATTTCTACCAATAGAGCTTAAAAGTAGAACTTAACTAGTCACCAAGATTGGCAATATCCATACAGTAGGCTTTCCATGGTAATATATCATAAGATAATTCTATAGAGCATGTTATGCAGAGACTGAAAGCATTAGTTTTGCCTTTGACAGAAACAAATTAATGTTTAAAACATGCAAGTGATCTTTTCTATTTGGGATTTTTCAAAAGTAAGTTTCATGTTCTTGTTCTCTTTTCTTCCAATTTGAAATAAATAGTACACATGCTAATAGAAACAACTACAAGTATATACATGCACAGAAAACGTGTATGTGTGCGCCCGCCAGGGCGTATGTAGTGTAATAATAAcaagttcaattgaacccataactttcgacgcgaaGTAAAACTTTAGATGTAAAAATTCGTTAAAATTGCAAATTAgtagatatgaactcataactttaaaaatataatgagttaaatgctaaaaaacttaattattaaATCCATAGAGTTAAAATTCTAGATGTGCCTCGGCGAGCACCCGTATGTATAAAGGAGGGAAGGAGGGATGAATGGGCTGGCATGCATGCACTTAGAAAAGTATGACCTCCATGATTAATTGACAATAAAATCATTCCAATATAGGACATTTACCAATCAATCACAATATGGTAGGATCatttttaaaatagaaattcgAGCCTAACGTGCCCACTTGCTACAAATTCCCAATGCTAGTACTAAGTTCTATCGCCAAATACAAAATGTGTTCGTCCAATCAATGACCATCCATAGTTATACTAATCTATGTGTTCTTCATATGGGATTCCAAAAGGCTTTTGTAATTTTTTTGAGATGTTCTAAGTGTTATGTGAGTGgactaataatttttttataaacaACCTCAAGTACTTTTGAAGAacctattttgaaaaaaaatatcttCAATAATTTCCATAATTTCTTTTTCCAAAACTTGTACTCCTAAAAGATTTTGCAAGTTGGTATTTGTTTAATGCAAAAATCGTGACAACATAGTattactcaaaaaaaaaaaaaaagacgaaAGAATAGCTTATTAAAGCAACCAGTATTATATAACATATGTCATTTATATAAGTTTTATTAATTAACATTGTTGAGTAATATATATTCTAATCTCAATTTATCACTTGAAATATGATTGGGTGCTTGTACAAATCTGTGTAGTGTGTGTACACAGGAAGTCGCCACTTTAATTTTCACTAAAATAATGTCACCACTGGTCCACTGGCTGAAACTTCCAAAGAAACCAAGTCTTAGAAAATGACAGCTTACCAAGTGCTCCAATTGCATTATCTACTTCACAAAACTAGCCAAGGGCGGGGGCCCAAGCAAGGCTGTTTCTTAGCATGTGTATTTAAAAGGAGGCTCTGTTGTAAGAGGAAAAAAACACAAGTAGACAGATAGAATTATGACATCAGTACCTCTTCTCCTGTTTTCTTGGTTTCTTTTtggtatttctttgttattaggAACCTCAGCAAAGAGGTCTACTTACATTGTCCATTTGGACAAATCTGTTATGCCTAAAATCTTTGCTAGTCATGAAAACTGGCATTCATCCATTATTAACAACATCAAGATTGAGGTTCCCACTACTCCAAATGATCATCATCCAGTTCCAAAGATTGTATATTCTTATGATAATGTCATTCATGGCTTCAGTGCTGTTTTGTCTAAAGATGAACTTGTAGCTCTCAAGAAATCACCAGGCTTTCTCTCAGCTTATAAAGACAGGACTGTTGAAGCTCACACTACTCATACTTCTGAGTTTCTTAAGCTCAATCCTGCTTCTGGGATGTGGCCAGCTTCTGGTTTTGGTCAAGATGTTATCATTGGTGTGCTTGACTCTGGTATCTGGCCAGAATCTGCCAGTTTCAGAGATGATGGATTGCCTGAAGTTCCAAAAAGGTGGAAAGGAATTTGCAAGCCAGGAGCAGAGTTCAATTCCTCATTGTGCAACAGGAAACTCATAGGAGCTAATTATTTCAATAAGGGTATTTTGGCTGATGATCCTAGTGTAAATATTTCCATGAATTCTGCAAGGGATACTAGAGGTCATGGCACCCATGTTGCTTCCACTGCTGCTGGTAGTTTTGCTAAAGGAGCTTCATATTTTGGATATGCTCCTGGAACAGCAAGAGGTATCGCGCCACGAGCTAGGATAGCTGTGTATAAGTTTAGCTTTGAAGAAGGAACCTTTACTTCAGATTTAATTGCTGCTATGGACCAAGCTGTTGCAGATGGTGTCGACATACTGACCATTTCGTATGGGTGGTCTAAAATTCCGTTGTACGAAGATTCTATTGCAATAGCTTCTTTTGGTGCCATGATGAAGGGTGTCTTAGTCACTGCTTCAGCTGGAAACAGAGGTCCTGAAATGGGAACTTTAAACAATGGAGTCCCGTGGATCTTTACCGTGGCATCATGCAGTACTGACCGATCATTTTCAGGGACTCTAACTCTTGGGAATGGCTTAAAGATTACAGGATTTAGCTTGTTTCCAGTGAGAACCATGATCAAGGATTTTCCTGTGCTTTACAACGAAAGTATATCTCCTTGTGATTCATCTGACCCATTATCCCAAGTCCCTAATGCTAGACGTAGCATCATGATTTGCTATAGTGTTGCAGTAGAAGTAGAGGAACAAATGGCGGCCATCTCAGAGTCAAAATTTGGAGGAGCCATCTATATATCTGATGATCCAGATGCATTGATATCCAATTTTTTTCCAAACCCTGGAGTTGTCATTAGCATCAAGGAAGGGAAGCAGGTGATCGACTATGCATTAAAAGGTGTAAAACCTAAAGCCAGCATCAGTTTCCAGGAAACACGCACGGATGTAAAGCCTGCTCCAGTCGTTTCTGCATTTTCCTCTAGAGGCCCTTCTAAAAGCTATCTGCAAATTGCAAAGCCTGATATTATAGCACCAGGAGAGTTGATTTTAGCAGCCTGGCCATCGAACGTTTCAGCTGCAGTTATTGGTGTCAATACATTTTTGGAAAGTGATTACCGTCTTGAATCAGGCACTTCCATGGCTGCTCCTCACGTTGCTGGAATTGCTGCGATGCTAAAAGGAGTACATCCCGAATGGAGTCCTTCAGCTATTCGATCTGCCATGATGACCACTGCCAATCCTTTGGATAATACTGAAAAACCCATCAAAAGCGCAGATAATGACAAGGATGCTACATCATTAGCCATGGGAGCCGGACTCGTTGATCCAAATCGTGCAGTTGATCCAGGCCTAATATATGATGCCACTCCGCAAGACTATGTGAACCTTCTCTGCTCTATGAATTTGACAGTAGAGCAATTCAAAACAATTGCTAGATCATCAGCTAAGCACAACTGCTCAAATCCATCCAATGATATAAATTATCCTTCATTTATTGCTCTCTTTAGCCCATATGGGAACTACACTTGGTTGGAGCAGAAATTCAAGAGGACAGTCACAAATGTTGGAGTTGGTGCAGCTACGTATAAAGTAAAAGTGAGAGCACCAGAAAACTCGTCGATTTCTATCTCTCCGCAGACCTTGGTGTTTGAAAAGAAAAACCAGAAGCAGGACTACACTCTGACCATACGTTACAAAGGCGTCGCGGAAGATCAAGCACAATCTGGTTCAATCACTTGGGTGGAAGAGAACGGTCATCACACAGTAAGAAGTCCTATAGTTGTAGCTCCACAGATTGACGCCTGGTCCTGAAATGCTGCAGTTTACAAAACTGTTGCATTTGTAAGCTTCTAACTCTCTACGAGACTTCTGGTAAGTAGCTAGAAGGATGCTGGCAAAGTACATGTATGTTTGAAGTAATTGTTGAATAGTAACATTTTTTGGGTTATTAATAAAAAATGACTGTGCTCTTTAACATATTGTTGAAGCAACTATAAACATGCAGTGGAATTGGATATATAAGAATATGAAGTTACCAAGCAATTACTATATTACATGAGTAGATAAGCATAACCATAGAGCAGAAGTTTCTCTTCCATTTCTACGCATAGATTTTAAACAGAGATCTTCACTATATTGGCAATAGGAGTCATTAATCAGAAGCAACATTCATTCTGTAGGCAGAGACCCATGCATAAGTTTTGCCTTGACAACAACAAATTTTTGCATAACAAAACTTTTACTGATTAAGTTACTTTATGGGAAAACAGCATCTTGAAATTGCTACCCTTTCCGTATATATCCATTGACCTCAAAGAGTGCTTGAAAACATCACCTACATATCGAAATCTATCAATAACATAATTGGTCGGAGATTAGGAAAAGACAACAATGTTGTTAACAATCTTCGGAgtcaaaactccaaaatttccTCCCATCAACAATAGGTAGGAATAAATCAGCTTTTCATAAACAATAACAATCTatgtgtagacaataaattgcgttgaaaaaataaaatcaagaccgaaaaatatcgcaacaatcgtagtatttgatttcaaataatatgcgtgtacaatctctatggttcctctgattctacttttccaatagtaaataaattcaaggacccttgagcttgatcttgaatatgtagttgttgccacgaacgatgatcttgaattcaactagcacgaactttgatttgaactcgtactccttgaatcttgatttgttcttcgttctcgagcttgagcttgattgcttgaacttgatttgttcttcgttcttgagcttgaatttGATTCGTTCTTTCTTGTTTCTTGTTATAATTTATGGTGTCTTTTCTAGGTTATgaagatccctatttatagttgtgggagggaagagttatgataagaataaACTCTctccgaccaatcaaattaaaGTGTGACATGGCCACATTTGATTggtcagaacatgtcacttgcacacgtggcacaATTTCATTGGCCTTGTAATTTGGCTTGGTATGTCTTgttattttgacacgtggcacgatACTATTGGCTCtttcgtttgacttggcgtgccacgtcatttgacacgtgacaccaaactgggcctctagaaaaatgacattttgggcttaatgaagtgggctcatcaatttagcccaatggattaagacttatttatttaatccatatttattggacttatataattaattcaattatattagcccataatatttatttggaccaatatatcttgaatttaaaatatagtccaaatcattttatggatttaattttaataaaatttatatgcctacaaatgCCCCTATTTCAAGACTTGTCAAGGTATAAGCTTTAAAGACTAGACTTAAAGTATTAATGAAGACAATTTGTATCCTCCTTCTTACCAATGCTTTCACGGATTAATTCATGCATCCCTTTTCCACTTATAGCTTAAAATGACTAATTTTGTCAAATTAAGGAATAAAGTAACAGCTTTACTTGCTATTATTTGAGAAGTAGTATGTCAAATCATAGATGGATCAATTTAATGAAATGATCAGCTATGCTTATTGATTTCACAAGGTTAATTTGGACATGACCTCTTTGCATTTGAAATTCTAGTGAagaatttcttttatttttttttcattcacATGAAGTGGTAAGACAACTATGCGTTCATTTTTAGTTTCCAACAAAATAACGTGCCTTCCTTCCACGTCGATCAATGTTGCAATCATGGAAATTTGCAGAGGCCTCAACTTGATCTTCGGACATCCATAACAGTAGAGTTTTCAAATATGTCAAAACGACCCgaatatcagagagattactctcaatgtgccccgactatcagagagattactctcaatgtggctcgactatcggagaaaTCACTCTCAATGTGGTttgactatcagagagattactctcaatgtgccccgactatcagagagattactctcaagataCTTACATGtctaccttaagattggaaaatatagtttccttttaaggacaaacccatgaagagccaacttaaggtgcaaagggacttacaTGTCCACCTTAATATTGAAaagttatagtttccttttaaggacaaacccacgaagaggccaacttaaggtgcaaagggacttatatgtccaccttaagattggaaaattatagtttccttttaaggacaaacccatgaAGAGGCCAATttaaggtgcaaagggatttATATGTCCACTTTAAGATTAGAaagttatagtttccttttaaggaaaacctcacgaagaggccaacttaaggtgcaaagggactcatATGtctaccttaagattggaaagttatagttttcttttaacgacaaacccacgaagaggccaacttaaggtgcaaagggactcatatgtccaccttaagattgaaaaattataaagCTTCAACTCGAAGACTTCGTGGACTTGACGACATTGACTTGAATATTTGaaaactttgaagatttggcggactttgcagacttcaacttgaagagtggCGAACGTGAAGATTTCAACTTAAAGACCGacggacttgaagacttcaacttggagacttggagggtttaaacatttcaacttgaagagcagCAAACTGGAAGACCAGAGgacttaaagatttggtgaataTGAAGACATAGTAAATCCCTCAACTTCAGT containing:
- the LOC104102310 gene encoding subtilisin-like protease SBT3, with the protein product METRLAPLTFSWFLLCLSLFLGISAQRSTYIVHLDKSFMPKIFASHQNWHSSIIDTIKIDVPTTPNNHHLTPKLLYSYDNVIHGFSAVLSKDELEALKKSPGFLSAYKDRTVEAHTTYTSEFLKLNPASGLWPASGFGQDIIIGVLDSGIWPESASFRDDGLSEIPKKWKGICKPGKEFNSSLCNRKLIGANYFNKGLLANNPSVNISMNSARDTDGHGTHVASIAAGSFAKGVSYFGYAPGTARGIAPRARIAVYKFSFEEGTFTSDLIAAMDQAVADGVDILTISYGWSNSPLYEDSIAIASFGAMMKGVLVTASAGNNGPEMGTLNNGVPWIFTVASCSTDRSFSGTLTLGNGFKITGFSLFPVRTMIKDFHLVNNGSLSTCDSSDPLSQVPNAERSIMICYSTAQEDLSVSDQMGAISESKFGAAIYVYEDPDVLSSTFFPNPGVVVSSKEWKQVIDYATKSVKPKASISFQETHIDVKPAPVVSAFSSRGPSASYLRVAKPDIMAPGELILAAWPSNVSAAVIGVNTFLESDYRLDSGTSMAAPHIAGIAAMLKGAHPEWSPSAIRSAMMTTANPLDNTDKPIKTPDYMVKRDATSLAMGAGLVDPNRAVDPGLIYDATPQDYVNLLCSMNLTVEQFKTIARSSAKHNCSNPSNDINYPSFIALFSPYGNYTWLEQKFKRTVTNVGAAAATYKVKVRAPKNSTISISPQTLVFEKKYQKQDYSLTIRYKGVAEDQAQSGSITWVEENGHHTVRSPIVVAPEIDAWT
- the LOC104102311 gene encoding subtilisin-like protease SBT3, giving the protein MTSVPLLLFSWFLFGISLLLGTSAKRSTYIVHLDKSVMPKIFASHENWHSSIINNIKIEVPTTPNDHHPVPKIVYSYDNVIHGFSAVLSKDELVALKKSPGFLSAYKDRTVEAHTTHTSEFLKLNPASGMWPASGFGQDVIIGVLDSGIWPESASFRDDGLPEVPKRWKGICKPGAEFNSSLCNRKLIGANYFNKGILADDPSVNISMNSARDTRGHGTHVASTAAGSFAKGASYFGYAPGTARGIAPRARIAVYKFSFEEGTFTSDLIAAMDQAVADGVDILTISYGWSKIPLYEDSIAIASFGAMMKGVLVTASAGNRGPEMGTLNNGVPWIFTVASCSTDRSFSGTLTLGNGLKITGFSLFPVRTMIKDFPVLYNESISPCDSSDPLSQVPNARRSIMICYSVAVEVEEQMAAISESKFGGAIYISDDPDALISNFFPNPGVVISIKEGKQVIDYALKGVKPKASISFQETRTDVKPAPVVSAFSSRGPSKSYLQIAKPDIIAPGELILAAWPSNVSAAVIGVNTFLESDYRLESGTSMAAPHVAGIAAMLKGVHPEWSPSAIRSAMMTTANPLDNTEKPIKSADNDKDATSLAMGAGLVDPNRAVDPGLIYDATPQDYVNLLCSMNLTVEQFKTIARSSAKHNCSNPSNDINYPSFIALFSPYGNYTWLEQKFKRTVTNVGVGAATYKVKVRAPENSSISISPQTLVFEKKNQKQDYTLTIRYKGVAEDQAQSGSITWVEENGHHTVRSPIVVAPQIDAWS